One part of the Mycobacterium marinum genome encodes these proteins:
- a CDS encoding valine--tRNA ligase, with the protein MTASADSAADQLPKSWDPAAMEGDIYQKWADAGYFVADPTSSKPPYSIVLPPPNVTGSLHMGHALEHTMMDALTRRKRMQGYEVLWQPGMDHAGIATQTVVEKQLAADGKTKEDFGRELFVDKVWDWKRESGGAIGGQMRRLGDGVDWSRDRFTMDEGLSRAVRTIFKRLYDAGLIYQAERLVNWSPVLQTAISDLEVNYLEVEGELVSFRYGSLEDSQPHIVVATTRVETMLGDTAIAVHPDDERYRHLVGTTLAHPFVDRQLIIVADGHVDPEFGTGAVKVTPAHDPNDFEIGMRHQLPMPSILDTKGRIVDTGTQFDGMDRFEARVAVREALAAQGRVVEEKRPYLHSVGHSDRSGEPIEPRLSLQWWVRVESLAKAAGDAVRNGDTVIHPASLEPRWFAWVDDMHDWCISRQLWWGHRIPIWYGPNGEKVCVGPDETPPQGWEQDSDVLDTWFSSALWPFSTLGWPELTPELEKFYPTSVLVTGYDILFFWVARMMMFGTFVGGDEVITLDGRRGAQVPFTDVFLHGLIRDEFGRKMSKSKGNVIDPLDWIDTFGADALRFTLARGASPGSDLAVGEDAVRASRNFGTKLFNATRYALLNGAALAPLPPLGELTDADRWILGRLEEVRAEVDSAFDSYEFSRACEALYHFAWDEFCDWYVELAKTQLAEGLSATTAVLAAGLDTLLRLLHPVIPFITEALWQALTGQESLVIADWPQPSGITLDPVAAQRISDMQNLVTEIRRFRSDQGLADRQKVPARLIGVEESDLGAQVAAVTSLAWLTAPGEGFAPSVSLEVRLGPSMNHTVVVELDTSGTIDVAAERRRLEKDLAAAEKELVSTAAKLANADFLAKAPEAVVGKIRDRQRLAQEESDRITTRLAALQ; encoded by the coding sequence GTGACCGCCAGCGCCGATTCTGCCGCCGACCAGCTGCCCAAGTCGTGGGATCCAGCTGCGATGGAAGGCGACATCTATCAGAAGTGGGCGGATGCCGGCTACTTCGTCGCCGATCCGACCAGCTCGAAACCGCCGTACTCGATTGTGTTGCCGCCGCCCAATGTGACCGGCAGCCTGCACATGGGCCATGCGCTGGAACACACCATGATGGATGCCCTGACCCGCCGCAAGCGGATGCAGGGCTATGAGGTGCTGTGGCAGCCGGGAATGGACCATGCCGGCATCGCGACCCAGACCGTGGTGGAAAAGCAGCTCGCGGCCGACGGTAAGACCAAGGAAGACTTCGGTCGCGAGCTGTTCGTCGACAAGGTCTGGGACTGGAAGCGCGAGTCGGGCGGCGCGATCGGCGGCCAGATGCGCCGGCTCGGTGACGGGGTGGACTGGAGCCGTGACCGGTTCACCATGGACGAGGGCCTGTCGCGGGCGGTGCGAACGATCTTCAAGCGGCTCTACGATGCCGGGCTGATCTATCAGGCCGAGCGGTTGGTCAACTGGTCGCCGGTGCTGCAGACGGCGATATCCGACCTCGAGGTGAACTACCTCGAGGTGGAGGGTGAGCTGGTGTCGTTCCGGTACGGCTCACTAGAGGACTCCCAACCCCACATCGTGGTGGCCACCACCCGGGTCGAAACAATGTTGGGCGATACCGCGATCGCCGTCCACCCGGACGATGAGCGCTACCGCCACCTGGTCGGCACCACCTTGGCGCACCCATTCGTGGACCGGCAGCTGATCATCGTCGCCGATGGGCACGTGGATCCCGAATTCGGCACGGGTGCGGTCAAAGTCACCCCGGCACACGACCCGAACGACTTCGAGATCGGGATGCGCCACCAATTGCCCATGCCTTCGATTCTGGATACCAAGGGCCGGATCGTGGACACCGGAACGCAATTCGACGGCATGGACCGATTCGAAGCCCGGGTCGCGGTGCGTGAGGCGCTCGCGGCCCAGGGGCGCGTCGTCGAGGAGAAACGTCCCTACTTGCACAGCGTCGGGCATTCCGATCGCAGTGGAGAGCCAATCGAGCCACGGCTTTCGTTGCAGTGGTGGGTGCGGGTGGAGTCGCTGGCCAAGGCCGCGGGTGATGCGGTGCGCAATGGGGACACCGTGATCCACCCCGCAAGCCTGGAGCCACGCTGGTTCGCCTGGGTCGACGACATGCACGACTGGTGCATCTCGAGACAACTGTGGTGGGGTCACCGCATTCCGATTTGGTACGGCCCCAACGGGGAGAAGGTGTGCGTCGGTCCGGACGAGACGCCGCCGCAGGGGTGGGAACAGGACTCCGATGTCCTGGACACCTGGTTCTCCTCGGCGCTTTGGCCGTTTTCCACACTGGGCTGGCCCGAACTGACTCCAGAGCTAGAAAAGTTCTATCCCACAAGTGTTTTGGTCACCGGATATGACATCTTGTTCTTCTGGGTGGCCAGGATGATGATGTTCGGCACCTTCGTCGGCGGAGACGAGGTGATCACCCTGGACGGCCGCCGTGGCGCCCAGGTGCCGTTCACCGACGTTTTTCTGCATGGCCTGATCCGCGACGAGTTCGGCCGGAAGATGAGCAAGTCCAAAGGCAACGTCATCGACCCACTGGATTGGATCGACACGTTCGGTGCCGACGCATTGCGCTTCACCCTGGCCCGTGGGGCGAGCCCCGGCAGTGACCTGGCAGTGGGCGAGGACGCGGTCCGGGCGTCACGAAACTTCGGTACCAAGTTGTTCAACGCGACCCGTTACGCGCTGCTCAACGGTGCCGCGCTGGCCCCGCTGCCCCCGCTGGGGGAGCTGACCGATGCCGACCGCTGGATCCTGGGGCGGCTCGAAGAGGTTCGGGCCGAAGTTGATTCGGCCTTCGACAGTTACGAATTCAGCCGGGCCTGCGAGGCGCTCTACCACTTCGCGTGGGACGAATTCTGCGACTGGTACGTCGAGCTAGCCAAAACCCAGCTCGCCGAAGGCCTTTCGGCCACCACCGCGGTGCTGGCGGCGGGGCTGGACACACTGTTGCGGTTGTTGCACCCCGTCATCCCGTTCATCACCGAGGCGTTGTGGCAGGCGCTGACCGGGCAGGAATCGCTGGTGATCGCCGACTGGCCGCAGCCCTCCGGAATCACCCTGGATCCGGTTGCCGCGCAGCGGATCAGTGATATGCAGAATCTGGTCACCGAGATCCGGCGTTTCCGCAGTGACCAAGGGCTGGCCGACCGGCAAAAGGTGCCCGCTCGGCTGATCGGTGTCGAGGAATCCGATCTGGGTGCTCAGGTTGCGGCCGTCACCTCACTGGCGTGGCTTACCGCGCCAGGTGAAGGCTTTGCGCCGTCGGTCTCGCTGGAGGTTCGGCTCGGCCCGAGCATGAACCACACGGTTGTTGTCGAGCTCGATACCTCGGGCACCATCGACGTGGCTGCCGAGCGGCGGCGTCTCGAAAAGGACTTGGCCGCAGCCGAAAAGGAATTGGTATCGACCGCGGCCAAATTGGCAAACGCCGATTTCCTGGCCAAGGCGCCCGAGGCCGTCGTCGGCAAGATCCGCGATCGCCAACGTTTGGCGCAGGAGGAAAGCGACCGGATCACGACCAGGTTGGCAGCGCTGCAATGA
- a CDS encoding LysM peptidoglycan-binding domain-containing protein: MSDTLTEGQQLVPGESLVSKNGAYTLTLQDDGNLVLASRGTPLWASATNGQQVVRAEVQRDGNFVVYTADKPVWHTDTKGKKNVRLVLQDDRNLVLYAADGPAWSTHTETDAPPPPEPTAAAEATASDTAQRVDTTPEPVAAAVAEPAPPEPAAEPAPRTYTVVSGDTLWAIAERFYGDGSKYQVIAEASGVANPDLIHPGEVLTIP, translated from the coding sequence ATGTCGGACACACTGACCGAAGGACAGCAGCTGGTGCCGGGGGAGTCACTGGTTTCCAAAAACGGGGCTTACACCCTGACCTTGCAAGACGACGGCAATCTCGTGTTGGCCTCCCGCGGCACCCCGCTGTGGGCGAGCGCCACCAACGGCCAGCAGGTGGTGCGCGCCGAGGTGCAGCGCGACGGCAACTTTGTGGTGTACACGGCGGACAAACCGGTCTGGCACACCGACACCAAAGGCAAGAAGAACGTCCGGCTGGTGCTGCAAGACGATCGCAATCTGGTGCTCTATGCCGCTGACGGACCGGCCTGGTCGACGCATACCGAGACCGACGCCCCGCCGCCGCCCGAGCCCACCGCCGCGGCCGAAGCCACTGCCTCGGATACGGCTCAGCGCGTCGACACCACCCCGGAGCCCGTCGCGGCAGCGGTCGCCGAACCGGCGCCACCGGAGCCTGCTGCCGAGCCCGCGCCGCGGACCTACACCGTGGTCTCCGGTGACACCCTGTGGGCCATCGCGGAGCGCTTCTACGGCGACGGCAGCAAGTATCAGGTGATTGCCGAGGCCAGCGGTGTGGCTAATCCCGACTTGATCCACCCCGGCGAGGTGCTCACGATTCCCTGA
- a CDS encoding DUF937 domain-containing protein has product MAGLDDLYARIPTSEIASRLGVDQGEVDSAVHTLVPVLVSGLHQTSQDPDHASRIESAANRQAARGLLDAGGGLDHNLDAADRGDGHQTIATLFGGNDAEQVASALAKGGAGNRDLLKQLLPIVLPIVLAYIGNQLGSGEGSQQNSESASRGGLGEVLGSILGGGSVDKSLGSILGSVLGGKGGALGDILGGLLGGKK; this is encoded by the coding sequence ATGGCCGGTCTCGACGATCTTTACGCTCGGATACCTACCTCGGAAATCGCGAGTCGGCTAGGCGTCGACCAGGGCGAGGTTGACAGCGCGGTTCACACGCTGGTGCCGGTGCTGGTCAGCGGTCTGCACCAGACTTCGCAAGATCCCGACCATGCCAGCAGGATCGAATCCGCCGCCAACCGTCAGGCGGCCCGGGGCCTGCTCGACGCCGGCGGGGGTCTGGACCACAACCTTGATGCGGCGGACCGGGGCGACGGACATCAGACGATTGCGACACTTTTCGGTGGCAACGACGCCGAGCAAGTCGCATCGGCGTTGGCCAAGGGCGGCGCCGGCAACCGCGATCTGCTCAAGCAGCTGTTGCCGATCGTGCTCCCGATTGTGTTGGCCTACATCGGAAATCAGCTAGGCTCGGGGGAAGGATCGCAGCAGAACTCCGAGTCAGCCTCCCGCGGAGGGCTAGGCGAGGTGCTGGGCAGCATCCTCGGGGGCGGATCCGTTGACAAGTCCCTGGGGAGCATTCTCGGCAGTGTGCTGGGAGGCAAAGGTGGCGCCCTGGGTGACATTCTGGGCGGCCTACTGGGTGGTAAGAAGTAG
- a CDS encoding saccharopine dehydrogenase family protein codes for MSETPREFDIILYGATGFVGKLTAQYLARAGGDARIALAGRSTDRLLAVRQTLGEAAQSWPVVSADAGAPATLKEMAARTRVVVTTVGPYMRYGLPLVAACAAAGTDYADLTGEPPFVRESIDLYHKQAADTGARIVHACGFDSIPSDLTVYALYRAVRDDGAGELGRTDFVVRSFAGGVSGGTVASMLEILRAVSADPDLRRQFTDPYTLSTDRAAEPELGPQPDLPWRRGGRIAPELTGLWTAGFMMAPTNTRIVRRSNALLDWAYGKRFQYTEHMSLGSSAVAPVASAMISGVGNAMTGLGSRYFRLLPQRLVERIAPKPGTGPSAATRERGYYRIETYTTTTSGDRYVARMEQDGDPGYKATSVLLGECGLALAFDRDQLSGLHGVLTPAAAMGDALLARLPAAGVALATERLT; via the coding sequence GTGAGCGAAACGCCGCGTGAATTCGACATCATCCTCTACGGGGCGACCGGCTTCGTCGGCAAGCTGACCGCGCAATACCTGGCCCGGGCCGGCGGCGACGCGCGAATCGCGCTGGCCGGCCGGTCGACCGACCGATTGTTGGCGGTCCGTCAGACGCTGGGGGAGGCCGCACAGTCCTGGCCCGTGGTCAGCGCCGACGCCGGCGCACCGGCGACACTCAAGGAGATGGCCGCCCGCACCCGGGTGGTCGTCACCACGGTTGGGCCGTACATGCGCTATGGCCTGCCCCTGGTGGCCGCGTGCGCGGCTGCCGGCACCGACTATGCCGATCTGACCGGCGAGCCGCCGTTCGTGCGCGAAAGCATCGACCTGTATCACAAACAGGCCGCCGACACCGGGGCCCGGATCGTGCACGCCTGTGGCTTCGATTCGATTCCATCGGACCTCACCGTGTACGCCCTCTACCGTGCTGTCCGCGACGACGGTGCCGGTGAGCTGGGTCGCACCGACTTCGTCGTCCGTTCGTTCGCCGGCGGGGTATCGGGCGGCACGGTCGCGTCGATGCTGGAAATTTTGCGTGCCGTCTCCGCCGACCCCGATCTGCGTCGCCAGTTCACCGACCCCTACACGCTGAGCACCGACCGCGCCGCCGAGCCGGAACTTGGACCGCAGCCCGATCTGCCCTGGCGTCGTGGTGGACGAATCGCTCCAGAACTGACCGGGCTGTGGACGGCAGGATTCATGATGGCGCCCACCAACACCCGCATCGTGCGGCGCAGCAACGCGCTGCTGGATTGGGCGTACGGCAAGCGGTTCCAGTACACCGAACACATGAGCCTGGGCTCGTCGGCGGTGGCGCCAGTGGCCTCGGCCATGATCAGCGGTGTTGGCAACGCGATGACGGGCTTGGGCAGCCGCTACTTCCGGTTGCTGCCACAACGGTTGGTGGAGCGCATCGCTCCCAAACCCGGCACCGGCCCCAGCGCCGCAACTCGGGAGCGCGGCTACTACCGCATCGAGACCTACACCACGACGACCTCGGGTGACAGGTACGTGGCACGGATGGAGCAGGACGGTGATCCCGGGTACAAAGCGACGTCGGTGTTGCTGGGGGAGTGCGGTCTGGCACTGGCCTTCGATCGTGACCAGCTTTCGGGCCTGCATGGCGTGCTCACCCCGGCGGCCGCGATGGGTGACGCGTTGCTAGCGCGCTTGCCGGCCGCGGGTGTCGCGCTGGCTACCGAACGGTTAACTTGA
- a CDS encoding transglycosylase family protein yields the protein MKNVRKTLIVAAITGTLVTVPTAATANADDGLDPNAVGADTTGFDPNLPAAPDAFEPPAPEDAPPAPEAMIAPVDMPEAPAPGEAPPAPQDAPPAPQDAPPAPEAMIAPVDMPDGPAPEDAPPAPDAFAPPAPEDVQPAPEPVGFEPPAPDVAPPPAPKVYTVNWDAIAQCESGGNWGISTGNGYSGGLQFTASTWRANGGSGSAAGASREEQIRVAENVLRSQGIGAWPVCGRRG from the coding sequence TTGAAGAACGTCCGCAAGACGCTCATCGTCGCGGCGATCACAGGGACGCTCGTGACTGTGCCCACCGCCGCCACCGCCAACGCCGACGACGGCCTGGACCCGAATGCGGTCGGTGCCGACACGACGGGCTTTGACCCCAACCTGCCTGCGGCCCCGGATGCCTTTGAGCCGCCCGCCCCGGAGGACGCACCGCCGGCCCCCGAGGCCATGATTGCGCCGGTCGACATGCCGGAGGCCCCCGCTCCGGGGGAGGCGCCGCCGGCCCCGCAGGACGCGCCGCCGGCCCCGCAGGACGCACCGCCGGCCCCCGAGGCCATGATCGCGCCGGTCGACATGCCGGACGGTCCCGCTCCGGAGGATGCACCGCCGGCCCCGGACGCCTTCGCACCGCCGGCCCCTGAGGATGTTCAGCCAGCTCCGGAACCAGTCGGTTTCGAGCCGCCGGCGCCGGACGTTGCGCCGCCGCCCGCTCCCAAGGTCTACACCGTGAACTGGGACGCCATCGCACAGTGCGAATCCGGCGGTAACTGGGGCATCAGCACCGGCAACGGCTACTCCGGCGGCCTGCAGTTCACCGCGAGCACTTGGCGGGCCAACGGTGGCTCGGGATCGGCCGCCGGTGCGAGCCGTGAAGAGCAGATCCGAGTGGCCGAGAATGTGCTGCGCAGCCAGGGCATCGGCGCGTGGCCGGTCTGCGGCCGACGCGGCTAG
- a CDS encoding adenylate/guanylate cyclase domain-containing protein: MDRLLNVTTDKGGQPVVAGAYGSRLLGEAGVLPERRWVRIRTMSAVAILGINLIGIGVMLVLLTLAVPEPNMLSEAPAWLNLGVGPAYNAIALVLGTWWITSFAKRALRWYIEGRRPSRAEATNTFRIPSRVAAVNFFLWGLGTLTMTSLYGLVDTRFVAKYLFSVSFCGVLVATGSYLLTEFWLRPMTAQALETGPPPRRIVSGIIGRTIVVWLLGSGVPLIGISLFAVFEIALLHLTEVEFAVGVLIASSATLVFGLLLIAISAWLTATPVRVVRAALKRVERGDLRGDVVVFDGSELGELQSGFNSMVEGLRERERVRDLFGRHVGREVAAAAERKPPQLGGEERYVAVVFVDIIGSTQLVSDRPATDVVQLLNRFFAVIVDEVERHRGLVNKFEGDASLAIFGAPNPLECPEVAALSAARAIAGRLCTEVPECRAGIGVAAGQVVAGNVGANERFEYTVIGGPVNEAARLCELAKSYSARLVASSETVAGASETERAHWNLAETVTLRGRDRPTRLAIPASNGPPPSSLARIGSST, encoded by the coding sequence TTGGATCGGCTGCTGAACGTGACTACCGATAAGGGCGGCCAACCAGTGGTTGCCGGTGCTTACGGCTCCCGGCTCCTTGGGGAAGCGGGGGTACTGCCAGAACGCCGATGGGTCCGCATCCGGACAATGTCGGCCGTGGCCATCCTGGGCATAAATCTGATCGGGATCGGCGTCATGCTCGTATTACTCACGCTAGCTGTTCCCGAGCCAAACATGCTCTCGGAGGCGCCCGCCTGGCTAAACTTAGGAGTCGGACCTGCCTACAATGCCATCGCGCTTGTGCTCGGCACCTGGTGGATTACCTCGTTCGCCAAGCGAGCCCTGCGTTGGTACATCGAGGGACGTCGCCCTAGCCGCGCCGAAGCTACCAACACGTTCCGCATTCCGTCGCGGGTTGCAGCCGTCAACTTCTTTCTGTGGGGCTTAGGAACGCTGACGATGACTAGCCTGTACGGGCTTGTTGACACCCGATTCGTCGCAAAATATCTTTTCTCGGTCAGCTTTTGCGGAGTCTTGGTGGCCACCGGCAGTTACCTACTTACCGAATTCTGGCTGCGGCCGATGACCGCTCAAGCTCTTGAAACAGGCCCCCCACCCCGACGGATCGTCTCGGGCATCATCGGTCGAACCATCGTGGTCTGGCTGCTCGGGTCCGGGGTCCCACTCATCGGTATCAGTCTGTTTGCGGTGTTCGAAATCGCGTTGTTGCACCTCACCGAGGTGGAATTCGCCGTGGGCGTATTGATTGCGTCCAGTGCAACCCTGGTCTTCGGGTTGTTGCTGATCGCTATCTCGGCGTGGCTGACGGCTACCCCGGTACGGGTCGTGCGGGCCGCACTCAAGCGCGTCGAACGAGGGGACCTACGGGGAGATGTTGTGGTCTTCGACGGCAGCGAACTCGGCGAGCTGCAGAGCGGCTTCAACTCCATGGTCGAGGGGCTGCGTGAGCGCGAACGCGTCCGCGACCTTTTCGGCCGCCACGTCGGACGCGAAGTTGCCGCGGCCGCGGAACGAAAGCCGCCGCAGCTGGGCGGCGAAGAGCGTTATGTCGCGGTTGTTTTCGTCGATATCATCGGCTCGACACAACTGGTGAGCGACCGGCCGGCCACAGACGTGGTGCAGTTGCTCAACCGATTTTTCGCGGTGATCGTCGATGAGGTGGAGCGTCACCGCGGCCTGGTCAACAAATTCGAAGGTGACGCCTCCCTGGCCATCTTCGGTGCGCCAAATCCACTCGAGTGCCCCGAAGTCGCGGCATTGAGCGCCGCACGGGCCATCGCCGGGCGACTCTGCACCGAGGTGCCGGAGTGCCGGGCGGGCATCGGCGTGGCCGCAGGACAAGTGGTCGCCGGCAATGTCGGCGCCAATGAGCGGTTCGAATACACCGTGATCGGTGGACCGGTGAACGAGGCGGCCCGGCTGTGTGAACTGGCCAAATCGTATTCCGCCCGCCTAGTGGCATCCTCGGAAACGGTAGCCGGCGCATCCGAAACCGAACGTGCCCATTGGAATTTGGCGGAGACGGTGACACTTCGCGGCCGCGACCGGCCGACCCGCCTGGCCATCCCCGCCAGCAACGGGCCACCTCCGTCTAGTCTGGCCCGGATCGGTTCATCCACATGA